From Nitrosopumilus zosterae, the proteins below share one genomic window:
- a CDS encoding LytR/AlgR family response regulator transcription factor, translating to MSNSNSMSDAEMKHTCIIIDDMKSHQLLLSQMAEICGLEVIGIGENGKEAIDLFDSSKPDIVFLDMRMPKYDGFYAIDGIQKISETAKIIAVTADTTTDTFGRLTSMHVPVLSKPYSMDTLKKIVTDQFPSEK from the coding sequence GTGAGTAATAGTAATTCTATGTCGGATGCTGAGATGAAACACACTTGTATCATCATCGACGATATGAAAAGTCATCAATTATTGCTGTCTCAAATGGCTGAAATCTGCGGTTTAGAAGTAATAGGTATTGGTGAAAATGGAAAAGAAGCAATTGATCTTTTTGATTCTTCAAAACCGGACATTGTATTTTTAGATATGAGAATGCCAAAATATGATGGATTTTATGCAATAGACGGTATTCAAAAAATTTCTGAAACTGCTAAAATTATTGCAGTAACTGCTGATACTACTACTGACACTTTTGGTAGATTGACTAGTATGCATGTACCTGTCCTCTCAAAACCTTACAGCATGGATACTCTTAAAAAAATTGTAACTGATCAATTCCCCTCAGAAAAATAA
- a CDS encoding response regulator: MIDDDPETISVFCEVLDMIGLDVVVTGNNGKDAVVMYEKHKPDLIFVNLIMPEFDGFYAIKNILKNNPDAKIVVVTGDLMAGESYLMNTLKVTAVIYKPFDITIIKRMLTDVFFSG; the protein is encoded by the coding sequence GTGATTGACGATGATCCTGAAACAATAAGTGTTTTCTGTGAGGTGCTGGACATGATTGGTCTTGATGTTGTTGTTACTGGTAATAATGGCAAAGATGCAGTTGTTATGTATGAAAAACATAAGCCAGATTTGATTTTTGTTAATTTGATCATGCCTGAGTTTGATGGATTTTATGCCATCAAAAATATATTAAAAAATAATCCTGATGCTAAGATTGTTGTTGTGACAGGTGATCTGATGGCTGGTGAATCCTATCTTATGAATACGTTAAAAGTTACAGCAGTGATCTATAAGCCATTTGACATTACTATCATTAAACGCATGTTGACTGATGTATTTTTTTCAGGATAA
- a CDS encoding DUF6659 family protein: MSKGKNSLEKYGNPCITSIVPEKKLDISEYELKCQDILDDDEIRYAALLDESGMILAGGEKPGMTIRLSEEQLQSVCKELASRVSKRKKFDDQLGHVKYSASRREHVVIMSFPIFDKVIMLVAESNVNIDRLAFRVISKLGRQWGEFVGE; this comes from the coding sequence ATGTCAAAGGGTAAAAACAGTTTGGAAAAATATGGTAATCCTTGCATTACAAGTATTGTGCCTGAGAAAAAATTAGATATTTCTGAATATGAGTTAAAATGTCAAGATATTCTTGATGATGATGAAATACGTTATGCTGCACTGTTAGATGAATCTGGAATGATATTGGCAGGAGGTGAAAAACCTGGTATGACTATTAGATTGTCTGAAGAACAATTGCAATCCGTTTGTAAAGAATTGGCATCTAGGGTATCAAAGAGAAAAAAATTTGATGATCAATTGGGCCATGTAAAATATTCTGCATCACGTAGGGAACATGTGGTAATAATGAGTTTTCCAATCTTTGACAAGGTGATAATGTTGGTTGCAGAATCTAATGTCAATATAGATAGATTGGCTTTTCGTGTAATTTCTAAACTTGGAAGACAGTGGGGAGAATTTGTAGGCGAATGA
- a CDS encoding zinc-ribbon domain-containing protein produces the protein MDSSDIVDDVNALLKLGVGDAYRLEHIKQGYIENKTIWVTDQNYLQRMREKYLIKQQPDKNADEGESIDADPKNKETIHCWKCGKKTPLEANFCMVCGSSLFEVGSNHNQKEKTADSMNQTKGKSLKLPIIIGIPVLILIVLGGAYSQGFFDNAFERYDTADSKKDDLTSKTTIPKEPFVNAVTDSKCGEGTVFDAETNSCVLDNGISPDRVNSKCGEGTVFDAETNSCVLDK, from the coding sequence ATGGATTCGTCAGACATTGTAGATGATGTTAATGCTCTATTGAAATTAGGTGTGGGTGACGCATATAGATTAGAACACATCAAACAGGGATACATCGAAAACAAGACTATCTGGGTAACTGATCAAAATTACCTCCAACGTATGAGGGAGAAATATCTCATAAAACAACAACCAGACAAGAATGCAGATGAGGGGGAATCCATTGATGCGGATCCCAAAAACAAGGAAACGATTCATTGTTGGAAATGCGGTAAAAAAACTCCATTGGAGGCAAATTTTTGCATGGTTTGTGGTTCATCATTATTTGAGGTAGGGTCAAATCATAATCAGAAAGAAAAAACAGCCGATTCCATGAATCAAACAAAAGGCAAAAGTTTGAAGTTGCCCATCATAATAGGAATTCCAGTTTTAATTTTAATTGTTCTTGGAGGGGCCTACAGCCAAGGATTTTTTGATAACGCATTTGAAAGATATGACACGGCAGATTCCAAAAAGGATGATTTGACTTCCAAAACTACCATTCCTAAAGAACCATTTGTGAATGCCGTAACGGATTCAAAATGTGGGGAGGGGACAGTTTTTGATGCTGAAACAAACTCATGTGTTTTGGATAATGGAATTTCGCCGGACAGAGTGAATTCAAAATGTGGGGAGGGGACAGTTTTTGATGCTGAAACAAACTCATGTGTTTTGGATAAATAA